Proteins encoded in a region of the Oscillospiraceae bacterium MB24-C1 genome:
- a CDS encoding transglycosylase domain-containing protein — protein sequence MSVENTRQPENRPSKRRRRSPRYNPLAIFGKFFAVIVMVGIITGCIVASVLTVYVLNTLDSSDRVELDNVKMSFTTILYAKKENSDEYFELQRVQNNENRIWVDYSDIPQSLKDAAVAVEDKRFWSHSGIDFKRTLAAVINYANPFAQDMFGGSTITQQVIKNVTNDNEFDVGRKVREIFRAINLEKNYSKEQILEVYLNTIALGNGQNGVQSASNLYFGKNVSELTPAESASLIAITQNPTKWNPFSNPEDNRARQLMILGMMHEQSHPDGTPLLTDEEYEAAISQEMMFKKDEYVQKLDTVQNWFIDTVYEEVRKDLVEKAGYTESGAREAVRTGGFRIYTTVDAEMQDYLEEKYLNPDTFPTIRNKEYPESAFVILDFNGQIKAIVGSNREKSGALVFNRATSAVRHPGSTIKPIASYALALEYNMINWSMVWEDSPILLDPEDPNSIYPKNFYNAYKGPITITEAIQRSTNTIPVKLVQMLSPRTSFNFLCDSLGFKNLVESEAKNGKVYTDVALAPMALGGLTKGVTPLEMAGSYQIFGNGGLYTPPHSYTKVIDSEGNIILENKAVPKRVISQETATIMNKLLQRVTSAAPGTATNARFPNSSMPIAGKTGTSDNDYNEWFIGVTPYYVGVCYLGYDEMETINYSGYYYPPPLIYRNVMAPIHANLPVIDFPVSPNVIERTYCTESGLLASEKCTNTAMGWYKIDAMPEVCDIHDEEEVDDDDIERFDPNSDMSYWDWLSSRYPTEE from the coding sequence GTGTCAGTTGAAAACACCAGACAACCGGAGAACCGGCCGTCAAAGCGTCGCCGGCGCAGCCCCCGCTATAATCCACTGGCCATTTTCGGCAAGTTTTTTGCCGTAATTGTAATGGTCGGTATTATAACGGGTTGTATTGTTGCGTCTGTACTTACCGTTTATGTCCTTAATACGCTGGATTCTAGCGACCGCGTGGAGCTTGATAATGTTAAGATGAGTTTTACGACCATTCTTTACGCTAAAAAAGAAAACAGCGACGAGTATTTTGAATTGCAGCGTGTGCAGAACAACGAAAACCGTATCTGGGTGGATTATTCCGATATTCCACAGAGCCTCAAGGATGCGGCAGTCGCCGTTGAGGATAAGCGCTTCTGGTCTCATTCCGGTATCGACTTTAAACGCACATTGGCAGCGGTAATAAATTACGCAAACCCCTTTGCGCAGGACATGTTCGGCGGTTCTACCATCACCCAGCAGGTCATTAAAAATGTGACTAACGACAATGAGTTCGATGTAGGCCGTAAGGTGCGCGAGATTTTTCGCGCTATCAACCTAGAAAAGAACTATTCAAAAGAGCAGATTCTCGAAGTTTATCTTAACACCATTGCGCTGGGCAACGGTCAAAATGGCGTTCAGTCTGCCTCAAACCTTTATTTTGGAAAGAATGTCTCCGAGCTAACCCCGGCAGAATCTGCGTCGCTGATCGCGATTACCCAGAACCCGACCAAGTGGAATCCCTTTTCCAACCCCGAGGATAATCGCGCCCGTCAGCTGATGATTCTGGGTATGATGCATGAACAGAGTCACCCGGACGGCACCCCACTGCTGACCGACGAGGAATATGAAGCGGCGATCTCTCAGGAGATGATGTTCAAAAAGGATGAGTATGTCCAAAAGCTCGACACAGTGCAAAACTGGTTTATCGACACCGTCTATGAAGAGGTGCGCAAAGACCTTGTTGAAAAAGCAGGTTATACCGAATCGGGTGCGCGAGAGGCGGTTCGTACCGGCGGCTTTAGAATTTACACCACCGTCGATGCCGAAATGCAGGATTATCTGGAAGAAAAATATCTCAATCCTGATACCTTCCCGACCATCCGCAACAAGGAATATCCTGAATCAGCTTTTGTCATTTTAGATTTTAACGGCCAAATTAAAGCTATTGTCGGCTCAAACCGTGAAAAATCGGGTGCGCTTGTGTTCAATCGTGCCACCAGTGCGGTGCGTCATCCAGGCTCCACCATTAAGCCGATTGCCTCTTATGCGTTGGCACTGGAATACAATATGATCAACTGGTCGATGGTCTGGGAGGACAGCCCCATTCTGCTTGACCCCGAAGATCCGAACTCGATTTACCCAAAGAACTTCTACAATGCCTATAAAGGCCCGATCACCATTACCGAAGCCATACAGCGTTCAACCAACACCATACCGGTTAAGTTGGTACAAATGTTGTCGCCGCGTACCAGCTTTAATTTCCTGTGCGATTCGCTTGGGTTTAAAAACCTGGTGGAAAGTGAAGCAAAGAACGGCAAGGTTTATACCGATGTTGCGCTGGCACCTATGGCGCTGGGCGGCTTAACCAAGGGTGTTACGCCGCTTGAAATGGCCGGTTCCTATCAGATTTTTGGCAATGGCGGACTTTATACTCCGCCACATTCCTACACTAAGGTCATCGATTCCGAGGGTAATATTATCCTTGAAAACAAAGCTGTTCCCAAACGTGTCATTTCGCAAGAAACCGCAACCATTATGAATAAGCTGTTGCAGCGCGTAACCTCTGCGGCCCCCGGCACCGCCACTAACGCGCGTTTCCCGAACTCTAGCATGCCCATCGCGGGTAAAACCGGCACCTCGGATAACGACTATAATGAATGGTTTATTGGCGTGACTCCTTATTACGTCGGTGTGTGTTATCTCGGTTATGACGAGATGGAAACTATCAATTACTCCGGCTACTACTATCCACCACCCCTGATCTATCGCAATGTCATGGCGCCGATACATGCCAATCTGCCGGTTATCGACTTCCCTGTTTCCCCCAACGTTATCGAGCGCACCTATTGTACCGAATCAGGTTTACTCGCCTCCGAAAAGTGTACAAATACGGCTATGGGATGGTATAAAATCGATGCCATGCCGGAGGTCTGCGATATCCACGACGAAGAAGAAGTGGATGATGATGACATTGAGCGCTTTGACCCAAACTCTGACATGTCTTATTGGGACTGGCTCAGCTCCCGTTATCCCACAGAAGAATAA
- a CDS encoding toprim domain-containing protein, which produces MAKPASGYTNESITSLKGADRVRKRPAVIFGSDGLDGCQHAVFEIFSNSIDEAREGHGNKIILTRYADGSIECEDFGRGIPVDYNTREERFNWELVFCELYAGGKYKDGGEDSYEFSLGLNGLGLCSAQYASEYMQVEIIRDGYQYNLSFEKGENVGDLMKVPTKKKQTGTKIKWRPDLDVFTDIAIPIDYFRETVRRQAVVNPNILFVLRNQIGNSFEEEQFIYQNGISDYLAERVGSDFITPIQTWSAERKGRDREDRPEYRVKLLVTLCFSNTTAFTEYYHNSSWLEYGGSPEKAVKVAFVNQIDGWLKSNNKYLKDESKITYNDIEPCLALISSNFSTQTSYENQTKKAINNRFIYEAMAEFLKHNLEVYFTENPDDALKIAEQVLINKRSRESAEKTRINIKKKLAGSLDISNRVQKFVDCRTKDVSRREVFIVEGDSALGSCKMGRDSEFQAVMPVRGKILNCLKAEYDKIFKNEIITDVIKVLGCGVEVKSKANKALSSFDLENLRWNKIIICTDADVDGFQIRTLILTMIYRLTPKLIEEGYVYIAESPLYEITGKDKTWFVYSDAEKNRITETLAGQKLTIQRSKGLGENEADMMWLTTMNPETRRLIRVTPEAAAKTAETFDLLLGDNLSGRKDYIAQNGHLYLDELDLA; this is translated from the coding sequence ATGGCGAAACCTGCTTCGGGATATACCAATGAAAGCATTACCTCGCTAAAAGGAGCCGACCGTGTGCGCAAGCGCCCGGCGGTTATTTTCGGTTCGGATGGTCTGGATGGCTGTCAGCATGCGGTATTTGAGATTTTTTCAAACTCGATCGACGAGGCGCGCGAAGGCCATGGCAACAAGATCATCCTCACCCGCTATGCGGATGGCTCCATCGAGTGCGAGGACTTTGGTCGTGGCATACCGGTCGATTATAACACCCGCGAGGAACGCTTTAACTGGGAGCTTGTGTTTTGCGAGCTGTACGCAGGCGGAAAATATAAAGATGGTGGTGAAGACAGCTATGAGTTCTCGCTTGGTCTAAATGGCCTTGGTCTTTGCTCGGCGCAGTACGCGTCGGAATATATGCAGGTCGAGATCATACGAGACGGCTATCAATATAATCTTTCGTTTGAAAAGGGCGAGAATGTGGGGGACCTGATGAAGGTTCCCACCAAGAAAAAACAGACCGGCACCAAGATCAAGTGGCGGCCCGATCTCGACGTATTTACAGACATTGCGATTCCGATAGACTATTTCCGCGAGACGGTGCGCCGTCAGGCGGTGGTCAACCCCAATATATTGTTCGTTCTGCGTAATCAGATCGGTAATTCCTTTGAAGAGGAGCAATTCATCTACCAGAACGGCATTTCGGATTATCTAGCTGAACGGGTTGGAAGCGACTTTATTACGCCGATACAGACATGGTCGGCCGAACGTAAGGGGCGTGATCGCGAGGATCGCCCGGAATATCGCGTCAAGCTTCTGGTGACACTGTGCTTTTCCAACACGACAGCGTTCACCGAATATTACCATAACTCCAGCTGGCTCGAGTATGGTGGAAGTCCTGAAAAGGCGGTTAAGGTGGCATTTGTCAACCAGATAGATGGATGGCTGAAGTCGAACAATAAATACCTCAAGGATGAAAGCAAGATTACCTATAATGATATTGAGCCCTGCCTTGCGCTGATTTCCTCCAACTTTTCCACCCAGACTTCTTATGAAAACCAGACGAAAAAGGCGATAAACAACCGCTTTATATACGAGGCCATGGCGGAATTTTTAAAGCATAATCTGGAAGTGTATTTTACCGAAAACCCCGACGATGCGCTTAAAATTGCCGAACAAGTGTTAATCAATAAGCGCAGCCGTGAATCGGCTGAAAAGACCCGAATCAACATCAAAAAGAAGTTGGCGGGGTCTTTGGATATCTCTAACCGTGTACAAAAGTTTGTTGACTGCCGCACCAAGGACGTCTCTCGTCGTGAAGTTTTCATCGTTGAGGGTGATTCTGCGCTGGGTTCCTGCAAGATGGGGCGCGACTCGGAGTTTCAGGCTGTCATGCCGGTACGCGGTAAAATTTTAAATTGTTTGAAGGCAGAATATGATAAGATCTTTAAAAATGAGATTATAACAGACGTTATCAAGGTGCTAGGCTGCGGTGTCGAGGTTAAAAGTAAAGCCAACAAGGCGCTATCTTCCTTCGATTTGGAAAACCTGCGCTGGAATAAAATCATCATTTGTACCGACGCCGACGTCGATGGCTTCCAGATCCGCACGCTGATCCTCACCATGATTTACAGGCTGACGCCAAAGCTGATTGAAGAAGGATATGTCTACATCGCCGAGTCACCGCTTTATGAGATTACCGGCAAGGACAAGACCTGGTTTGTCTATTCTGACGCCGAGAAAAATCGCATCACTGAGACATTGGCGGGGCAGAAGCTGACGATTCAACGCTCGAAAGGTTTGGGCGAGAATGAGGCGGACATGATGTGGCTGACCACCATGAACCCTGAAACCCGTCGGCTGATTCGTGTTACGCCGGAAGCGGCGGCTAAAACTGCCGAGACCTTTGACCTGCTGCTAGGGGACAACCTCTCAGGGCGAAAAGACTACATTGCGCAAAATGGTCATCTATATTTGGATGAGCTGGATTTGGCGTAG
- a CDS encoding DNA topoisomerase (ATP-hydrolyzing) subunit A, producing the protein MAKKKKSDSLKPTTGSNAVIENAGIVQEQPITQTLTKNYMPYAMSVIVSRAIPEIDGFKPSHRKILYTMYKMGLINGGRVKSANAVGEVMKLHPHGDQAIYETLVRLSRGNEALLHPYIDSKGNFGKSYSRDMAYAAARYTEVKLMPLCQELFADLDKDAVDMVDSYDGRMKEPTLLPVSYPSILVNSNVGIAVGMASSICPFNLAEVCETAIALIKNPEHVISDTLKAPDFPGGGQIIYNADDLEKIYATGRGSVRVRSRYRIDKSSGCLEIVAIPPTTTVEAIIDKVVELVKSGKVREIADIRDETDLGGLKITLDLKRGADGEKLIRRLYKLTPLEDTFSCNFNVLIGSSPRVMGVGELLNEWTAFRLECIRRRLFFELKKKREKLHLLQGLAKILLDIDKAIKIVRETEEEREVVPNLMIGFGIDEVQAEYVAEIKLRQLNREYILKRIEEIDDLKNSIADMEETLKSRPRMLAIVTSELKAVAKKFGQPRRSEVIIDDDIEEAQVEEAVPDYPVHLFFTREGYFKKITPQSWRMSGEHKLKEGDEVVQAIEAGNRSHLLFFSDKGQVYKAVASDFDDTKASVLGDFIAAKLGFDEGENSVYMAVTNDYKGFMFFGFENGKVAKIALTSYETKTRRKKLTSAYSTKEPLAGMLSAEGDATLLLKAKNGKVMLLDTARISAKTARDSVGVQVMTVKGKNVVTTMKMFEDGMLDNAHHYAPRSIPSAGYTPREEDIMTQITLESQE; encoded by the coding sequence ATGGCGAAAAAGAAAAAATCTGATTCCTTAAAGCCTACTACGGGCAGTAATGCGGTGATTGAAAATGCAGGGATTGTGCAGGAACAGCCGATTACCCAGACGCTGACCAAAAACTACATGCCCTACGCGATGAGCGTCATTGTCTCACGCGCTATCCCCGAAATTGATGGCTTTAAACCCTCACACCGTAAGATTCTTTATACTATGTACAAGATGGGGCTCATCAACGGCGGCAGGGTCAAATCGGCCAACGCGGTGGGTGAGGTAATGAAGCTACACCCGCATGGAGACCAAGCCATCTACGAGACGCTGGTGCGTCTCTCGCGTGGTAACGAGGCGTTGCTGCATCCATATATTGATTCCAAGGGCAACTTTGGCAAGTCCTATTCGCGTGACATGGCTTACGCCGCGGCACGTTATACCGAGGTCAAGCTGATGCCGCTGTGTCAGGAGCTTTTTGCCGATCTGGATAAAGATGCGGTGGATATGGTGGACAGTTACGACGGTCGAATGAAGGAGCCAACACTGCTGCCGGTATCGTATCCAAGCATTTTGGTCAATTCAAACGTCGGCATTGCGGTTGGTATGGCGAGTTCTATCTGTCCGTTTAACCTCGCTGAGGTCTGTGAAACGGCGATTGCATTGATTAAAAACCCGGAGCATGTCATATCGGACACACTGAAGGCACCCGATTTTCCGGGCGGCGGGCAGATTATCTACAACGCCGATGACCTGGAGAAAATCTACGCTACCGGGCGTGGTTCAGTCCGGGTGCGCAGTCGCTATCGCATTGATAAGAGCAGCGGCTGCCTTGAGATTGTTGCAATTCCGCCCACCACAACGGTGGAGGCCATCATCGACAAGGTGGTTGAACTGGTTAAATCCGGTAAGGTACGTGAGATTGCAGATATTCGGGACGAAACCGACCTCGGCGGCCTGAAAATTACGCTCGACCTGAAGCGTGGTGCCGATGGGGAGAAGCTGATACGCCGACTTTATAAGCTGACGCCACTGGAGGACACATTTTCATGCAACTTTAACGTGTTGATTGGCTCCAGTCCGCGGGTGATGGGCGTTGGTGAGCTTTTAAACGAGTGGACGGCATTCCGGTTGGAATGTATCCGCCGTAGGCTATTCTTTGAGCTTAAAAAGAAGCGTGAAAAACTGCATCTGTTGCAGGGCCTAGCGAAGATTCTATTGGATATTGACAAGGCAATCAAGATTGTTCGCGAGACCGAAGAGGAACGCGAGGTTGTCCCGAATTTGATGATCGGGTTTGGCATCGACGAGGTGCAAGCCGAATACGTGGCGGAAATTAAGCTGCGACAATTAAACCGCGAATATATCTTAAAGCGCATCGAGGAAATTGACGACCTTAAAAACAGCATCGCCGATATGGAGGAGACGCTGAAAAGCCGCCCCCGCATGCTTGCGATTGTTACGTCCGAACTTAAAGCCGTCGCCAAAAAATTTGGACAGCCGAGAAGAAGCGAGGTCATCATTGACGACGACATTGAAGAGGCCCAAGTGGAGGAGGCCGTGCCCGATTATCCGGTGCACTTGTTCTTTACCCGCGAGGGCTATTTTAAAAAGATTACGCCGCAGTCGTGGCGCATGTCGGGCGAGCACAAGCTTAAAGAAGGCGACGAGGTGGTGCAGGCGATCGAGGCCGGCAACCGTTCACATCTGTTGTTCTTCTCGGACAAGGGGCAGGTTTATAAGGCTGTCGCGTCTGATTTCGACGATACCAAGGCCAGTGTTCTAGGCGATTTTATCGCAGCCAAGCTCGGCTTTGACGAAGGCGAAAACTCGGTTTATATGGCGGTGACCAATGACTATAAGGGCTTTATGTTCTTTGGCTTTGAAAATGGTAAGGTTGCAAAAATTGCGCTGACTTCTTACGAAACAAAAACACGCCGTAAAAAGCTGACTAGTGCATATAGCACCAAAGAGCCGCTAGCGGGGATGCTCTCGGCTGAAGGTGACGCTACACTGTTGCTCAAGGCCAAGAACGGCAAGGTGATGCTTTTGGATACCGCACGTATTTCGGCCAAAACCGCACGTGACTCAGTCGGCGTGCAGGTAATGACCGTTAAAGGCAAAAATGTTGTCACCACCATGAAGATGTTTGAGGACGGCATGTTGGATAATGCGCATCACTACGCCCCACGATCTATTCCTTCGGCTGGCTATACGCCGCGGGAAGAGGATATTATGACCCAGATTACGCTAGAATCACAGGAATAA
- the secG gene encoding preprotein translocase subunit SecG, giving the protein MGMLEIVGGFVLIALCVIIIAVVTAQESKSGLGTIAGESSGTFFDKNRGKTKEAMLVRATTITGVAMVIVTLVVLFASLR; this is encoded by the coding sequence ATGGGAATGTTAGAAATCGTCGGCGGTTTTGTTCTTATTGCTTTATGCGTCATCATTATTGCCGTCGTTACCGCTCAGGAATCTAAGAGTGGACTTGGCACCATTGCAGGCGAATCGTCTGGAACGTTTTTTGATAAAAACCGCGGAAAAACCAAAGAGGCCATGTTGGTTCGGGCAACAACTATCACTGGCGTCGCTATGGTGATTGTCACTTTGGTTGTGCTTTTCGCGTCGCTTAGATAA
- a CDS encoding VOC family protein, translating into MTFKFAHNNINVCDLDASIAFYKKALGLNEVRRKNAADGSFTLAFLSDGSSEHQLELTWLRDHTDPYNLGENEIHIAFRTDDFEAAHALHSEMGCICYENKGMGIYFISDPDGYWLEILPPDRH; encoded by the coding sequence ATGACCTTTAAGTTTGCACATAATAATATAAATGTCTGTGATTTAGACGCCAGTATCGCGTTTTATAAAAAGGCGCTAGGATTAAACGAAGTGCGACGCAAGAACGCGGCGGACGGCAGCTTTACACTGGCATTCTTGTCGGACGGCAGCAGCGAACACCAGCTTGAGCTGACCTGGCTGCGCGACCATACCGACCCTTATAATCTTGGCGAAAACGAAATTCATATCGCGTTTCGCACTGATGATTTCGAGGCGGCGCATGCGCTGCACAGCGAAATGGGCTGCATCTGCTACGAAAATAAGGGTATGGGAATTTATTTCATCAGCGACCCGGATGGCTACTGGCTTGAGATTCTGCCACCGGATCGCCACTAA
- a CDS encoding amino acid carrier protein: MLLERAAGTLWGPFTMVIILGLGGYLTVKTQFFSLRSMPQAFKNIFGNLGVKRQEKRDVSAFMAMSTALGATMGTGNIVGVATAIVAGGPGAVVWMQLAALAGMMIKFAEVALAVKYKRQGAGPMGYLHALGKWGGVLAALFAVSCVAASLGTGNMTQSNSAAQALAYFSVSPILCAVALGLFTWVATGKGVRGIMILSAWIVPVITVGYLLLSMVAVWQGRSQLPDAVGAMFSQAFGLRAAAGGTIGHTARSAMRFGLARGVFSNEAGMGSSPIAHSQSNCSDPVTQGMWGILEVFIDTTLSCTLTALVLLTAQSGQLLYGAHDGAALAIRCFSALLGGHWGAMVAVFIALFGVTSVCGWYTYGKTALQYLLPKSYVAPKLYRLLYALGVSLGALWSVRRIWLLSDLLTGLMMIFNMLGLLFFAREVHQLVRVYDQRRKN, from the coding sequence ATGCTGCTTGAACGCGCCGCCGGCACCCTGTGGGGGCCGTTTACCATGGTTATAATTTTGGGGCTGGGCGGATATCTAACAGTAAAAACTCAATTTTTCTCACTCAGAAGCATGCCACAGGCATTTAAAAACATCTTTGGCAATCTTGGTGTCAAACGTCAAGAAAAGCGTGATGTTTCCGCTTTTATGGCGATGAGTACTGCGCTTGGGGCCACAATGGGCACCGGAAATATCGTCGGTGTTGCCACCGCCATCGTGGCGGGCGGGCCCGGCGCAGTAGTATGGATGCAGCTTGCTGCTCTCGCCGGTATGATGATCAAGTTTGCCGAAGTGGCGCTGGCTGTTAAATATAAACGGCAGGGTGCGGGTCCGATGGGCTATCTGCACGCGTTGGGCAAATGGGGCGGTGTGTTGGCCGCTTTGTTTGCCGTTAGTTGTGTTGCGGCTTCACTTGGCACAGGGAATATGACACAGTCCAACTCTGCGGCGCAGGCGCTAGCGTATTTTTCGGTTTCGCCCATTCTATGCGCTGTCGCGCTGGGATTGTTCACCTGGGTGGCCACCGGTAAGGGAGTCAGAGGCATTATGATATTATCAGCCTGGATTGTACCGGTTATTACGGTCGGTTACCTACTGTTGTCAATGGTGGCGGTATGGCAGGGTAGATCACAACTGCCCGATGCAGTCGGTGCTATGTTTTCGCAGGCCTTTGGTCTGCGGGCTGCCGCGGGCGGAACTATCGGCCATACAGCGCGCAGCGCAATGCGGTTCGGGTTGGCTCGGGGCGTGTTTTCTAACGAGGCCGGGATGGGTTCCAGCCCCATCGCGCATTCGCAGTCAAATTGCAGTGACCCGGTGACTCAGGGCATGTGGGGCATTTTAGAGGTGTTTATAGATACCACACTTTCCTGCACACTGACGGCGCTCGTGTTGCTGACAGCCCAGAGTGGACAGCTACTTTATGGTGCGCATGACGGTGCGGCGTTGGCCATCCGTTGCTTTTCGGCACTGTTGGGTGGGCACTGGGGAGCAATGGTGGCAGTATTCATTGCGCTTTTTGGTGTGACATCGGTGTGCGGATGGTATACATATGGCAAAACAGCACTGCAATACCTGTTGCCAAAATCTTACGTCGCACCAAAGCTTTACCGTCTTCTATATGCGCTTGGGGTATCGCTTGGCGCATTGTGGAGCGTGCGCAGAATCTGGTTGTTAAGCGACCTGTTAACTGGATTGATGATGATATTCAACATGCTGGGACTGCTATTTTTCGCGCGCGAGGTACATCAACTGGTGCGCGTTTATGATCAAAGGCGGAAAAACTGA
- the rnr gene encoding ribonuclease R: protein MKGIFMSDLEKRIRVQLRKSGKKPIAHKELRRRARVGNKDMGEYQKLIDRMQARGEIVGENRRVVLSQNVGAKPATIIKVKGTFGFARPDGADRDVFVPGHQLMGAMPGDRVMLKISKSNGELDAGEVLSVLERAHVRLSGTAKANAYGELELIPDNPAFAPLLIEGQKRAVENGEKVVATIRQDGDRHRDYRAVVEGRFGSAMLAKNCCDAILDAAGIDRRFRPEVLQAAEKAAGRDITEEIINRLDLRHELIFTIDGADTKDIDDAVSLKKTETGWELGVHIADVSHYVTPNSPLDAEAYHRGTSVYFADSVIPMLPPALSNGACSLNPQEDRLAFSALIKLDHDGALTDYRFVKTVIRSRVKGVYDEVNRILSGEQDAALDQKYSEVKSQLIEMAKLAKLLQKQRSQRGSLALASTESKIKVDENGVASDVLPRVQGEAERLIEELMLTANEAAATLALDQQLPFVFRVHETPAPEKLAALKELLDTVGLPSGKVLPGVRPTVLSDILQRAQPTPYAVLINSAILRAMQKARYNEKNLGHYGLALANYTHFTSPIRRYPDLAIHRILSAFVKGESVPKLQKRFGSFAASASKQSSEAEVNAMGAERSCEDCYKAEYLSRHIGERYTGTITSAAAHGVYVQLENTIEGLVRTESLGEGMLYDGRMQYATADGKRHVRVGDQIAVIVAAAEVSTGRIDFALAD, encoded by the coding sequence ATGAAAGGAATATTTATGTCGGATTTAGAAAAAAGAATTCGGGTACAGCTACGCAAAAGCGGTAAAAAGCCTATTGCACACAAAGAGTTGCGCCGCCGCGCCAGAGTGGGTAATAAGGATATGGGCGAATACCAAAAGCTAATAGACCGGATGCAAGCGCGCGGCGAAATTGTGGGCGAAAACCGTCGCGTGGTATTATCTCAAAACGTCGGTGCAAAGCCTGCTACCATTATCAAGGTGAAAGGTACCTTTGGTTTTGCACGCCCGGATGGCGCGGATCGGGATGTTTTTGTACCGGGACATCAACTGATGGGTGCTATGCCCGGAGACCGCGTCATGTTGAAGATTAGCAAATCTAACGGTGAATTAGATGCGGGTGAGGTGCTTTCTGTCTTAGAACGTGCCCATGTGCGTCTTTCGGGTACTGCGAAAGCCAATGCCTATGGAGAGCTGGAGCTCATTCCCGACAATCCCGCCTTTGCCCCGTTGCTAATCGAAGGGCAAAAGCGCGCGGTGGAAAACGGTGAAAAGGTGGTTGCAACCATTCGGCAGGATGGTGACAGACACCGTGATTATCGTGCGGTGGTCGAGGGTCGTTTTGGCAGTGCTATGCTAGCAAAAAATTGTTGCGATGCCATTTTAGACGCTGCTGGAATAGACCGGCGCTTCCGACCCGAGGTTTTGCAAGCAGCAGAGAAGGCCGCCGGACGCGATATTACCGAGGAAATTATCAATCGACTAGATTTACGTCATGAGCTAATTTTTACAATAGATGGTGCCGACACAAAGGACATTGACGATGCGGTTTCGCTTAAAAAAACCGAAACCGGATGGGAGTTGGGCGTGCATATTGCGGACGTCAGTCACTATGTCACCCCAAACAGCCCTCTTGACGCCGAAGCGTACCATCGTGGTACGTCGGTCTATTTTGCGGACTCGGTTATTCCAATGTTGCCGCCTGCACTCTCGAACGGAGCCTGTTCGCTGAACCCGCAGGAGGATAGACTTGCCTTTTCAGCGCTGATTAAGCTGGATCACGATGGCGCGCTGACTGATTATCGCTTTGTCAAAACAGTGATACGTTCCCGTGTCAAGGGCGTGTATGACGAGGTCAACCGCATCCTCTCGGGTGAGCAGGACGCAGCGCTAGACCAAAAATATAGTGAGGTTAAGTCGCAGCTTATTGAGATGGCGAAGCTGGCAAAGCTTTTGCAAAAGCAGCGTTCTCAGAGAGGTTCTTTGGCGCTGGCGTCGACCGAATCGAAAATTAAGGTGGATGAAAACGGTGTGGCCTCAGATGTTTTGCCCCGTGTACAGGGCGAAGCCGAGCGTTTGATTGAAGAGTTGATGCTTACCGCGAATGAGGCGGCGGCAACGCTAGCTTTAGATCAGCAACTGCCGTTTGTCTTTCGTGTGCATGAGACGCCCGCCCCCGAAAAGCTGGCAGCACTAAAAGAGTTGCTGGATACTGTTGGACTGCCCTCCGGTAAGGTACTGCCCGGCGTGCGACCTACGGTGCTTTCAGATATCTTGCAGCGTGCGCAGCCGACACCTTATGCGGTGCTGATTAATTCGGCCATACTGCGCGCCATGCAAAAGGCACGCTACAATGAAAAAAACCTGGGACATTATGGTCTTGCTCTGGCTAATTATACGCATTTTACCTCGCCGATCCGTCGCTATCCCGATTTGGCGATTCATCGCATTCTTTCGGCCTTTGTCAAGGGTGAATCGGTTCCAAAACTGCAAAAGCGATTTGGCAGTTTTGCGGCGTCAGCCTCCAAGCAATCGAGCGAGGCGGAGGTTAACGCAATGGGCGCCGAACGTTCCTGCGAGGATTGTTATAAAGCCGAATATTTGAGTCGTCACATTGGCGAACGCTATACCGGTACCATTACTTCCGCTGCGGCGCATGGTGTTTATGTCCAGCTCGAAAACACCATCGAAGGACTGGTGCGTACCGAATCACTGGGTGAAGGAATGCTCTACGATGGCAGGATGCAATATGCTACCGCCGACGGAAAGCGCCACGTCCGAGTGGGGGATCAAATAGCGGTTATTGTGGCCGCCGCAGAGGTTTCTACAGGTAGAATTGATTTTGCATTGGCTGATTAA